The Polyangium aurulentum genomic interval TTTCGGGATGAACGAAGATGACCGTGTGCGTACCCGGTGGCACGGAAAGCCCAACTTTGGGCGTGTTTCCGAGCGGCCGGCCGTCCAGAATCACCTTCGAGACGGGGATCGAGTTGATGTTGAGCGTGCCGTTCCCCTGCGCCGGCGCGGAAGGTGCGGCGGGCGTGGGCCTCGCGGACGGCATGGGGCCTTCCTGCGTTGGAAGCTGAGGCGGCGGAGGCGTGGTCGATTCCCCAATCGCCACCGTTGCTGGCGCTTCGGGGCGTGCGTCCGGTGAGGCAGAGCTGATCGGCTCGACCGCGCGGATCCCATCTGGCGCGCGGGGCGTTGCCGAACCCGGGCCTTCGGGCAATGTCGCGACCATCGAAAAGGTGACAGGTTTTTCCTCACCGCGCCCAACGACGGTCTCCTGTGGCGGCAAGGGCTCTGCGCCTTCCGGGATCACCTTGAGCGTGCGCTTACCGGGCTCGACGTCCGCCACGACGCACGGCACGGTGTCGCATCGCTTCGTCCCGTCCACGAACACTTCGACCTTGGTGCTGCTCGCATTGCTCACGTCGACGACGAGCCGTCCCTTTTGGGGCACGAGCATGAAGACGGTGAGGCCAATCGCGCCTATGAGGGCGAGACTGCTGAGCACGAGGGCTGTGCTGCGCATGGGCGCGCGTTGTGCGGGAGGGGTCGTTCCGGCGAGCCCAAGCGTTGTCGCGGCAGCCTGAGGAGGCTCGTGTTGAGAGGGCTGCGAAGCACGCGGGGGCGGTGGTTGTGCAAAGGGAGCGGGCTGTTTGTCTGGAATGACCTGTTCCGTGCTGGAGGGAAACGCGGCTCGGGGCGGTAGAGGTGGCAGTGGTGCGGGCGGCTCGGCAGTTCTGAGCGCGGGCGGGACCTCCAAAGGCATCGTCCGCAGGTCCCGCGCAGTCGACGGTTTCGCGGGTGACTGCTCGGGTGGGGACGGCGGTGGTCGCTGGAGGGCGAGCGCATTGTCGAGCGGCAGCGTTCGCGTGTTTGCCCCTCTGGCGGCTGCAGGTGGGACGCCTTGAGGCTGCGGAGGTGGCGGTGCCGTCGCTTCGGCCGCCGGATAGAACCCTGGAGGCAAGAAGGCCGTCTGGGCGGGAGCCTGCGCGGCGGGTGGCTGGTTGCCAGCGATCGGAATGGTCGTCCGCAAGGGATTCTTTAGCGCGCCGCCGAGCAACATCGTCGGTTGTATCTGCTGCGTCTCGCCGTCCTCGTATCCGTGATCGAGCAGGTCCGCGAGCTCCCGGACGGCCTCATCGACGGTCGGCCACCGCTCATCCGCGTTTTTCCGGAGGCACCGAGCGAGCCATTCGTCGAAGCCGTGCGGGAGGAGGTGCCCCTTGCTGCTTGCGCGTGAAGCGGCCGAGGGGGTGGGATTGATCGCCACGCCCATCATGATATCGGCGAGGCTTCCGCGATCCGCGCCGGTCCAGAGGTGCCCTGAGGGCGCGCCGAGCAGCAGCTCGTACGCGATGACCCCAAGGGCCCAGATATCGGTCGCTGGCGAGACGTCGCGTGCGATGATAATACCCATTTTTTCTGCGATGGGCCGCATTGCCTGGCCGAGTTGCTCGGGAGCAGCGTACGCAGGCGATCCCACCTGCGTTGCGGTTCCCTGCACGCCCTCTTCCATGACCTTGGCGATGCCAAAGTCGACGACCTTGAGCAGGGGCGCATTCTTTCGGTCGTACGTGAGAAACAGGTTTCCGGGCTTGAGGTCGCGATGCACAACGCGCGCGGCGTGCGCTTGTCCGAGCGCGTCGGCGAGCTGGAGGAAGAGCATGCGCAAAAGCCCCGGCGGCACGGGCCCGCGCTGCTTGACGTATTTGTCGAGCGTATCGCCCTCGAGCAGCTCCATCGCGAGGTACGGCACGCGGCGCTGGGGGTCGATCTCTGCGTCGAATACGTCCACGATGTGCGGGTTCTTCCCGATGCGCGCGCCGACGCGGGCTTCTTGGATGAAAAGGTCACGGATCTCGGGGCGCTCGACGAGATGGGCGTGGACGAGCTTGACCGCGCAGGGTTGTCCTGTGCCGAGGTGCGTCGCGCGAAACACCGCGGCCATGTTTCCCTGGCCGAGCCACGATTCGATGCGGTAGCGCCAGGCGATGACGTCGCCAGGGGCCGCGGGTCCGAGCGGCGATGACATGGAACGAGTGTACCGCGAGGAGGTCGGTGAGGGAAATAGGTCTTGGAGGGTACGAGGGGATGGGATCGTTGTAGGAGTCTGGGGGAGGGCTTGGTGAGGGCGGTGCTGTAGGTTTCAGGCGTACATGCTTGCTGATGCGGAAAACTGGGATGGGGTGGCGGTGATCTAGGGGTAGCCGTGGATGGGAAACTACGTATGTAGCGGAAGTTGCTTGGGTTTGTGTTGGTAAAAACAAGAAGCTTCCGTTGGGCGACGAGAACGGATAGGATGAGGAACGTGGCGGATAAGATAAGGGGCGGTCTAGGGGAAGCTGCGAAGCGGCTCGGCGGGAAGAACCTCGATGTCGAGATCGGGTCGGGCGACAAACTCGACGTGCGACAGTTCTCGATTCACGAGCGGCTCTCATCGCTGTTCCAGGTCAACCTAGTCGTAGTGTCGGACAATCCGAGCATCGAGTTTGACGACGTGGTGGGGCAACCGGCGAAGCTTTCGATCGCCGCTGGGATGCATGATCGCTTCTGGTCGGGCGTGTGCAACCATTTCGAGCAAGTGCGAGTCGAGGCGAGCGGCCTGTCGACGTACCAGTTCTCGATCGTGCCGACATTATGGCTACTCACGCAGCGCAAAAATTACCGCATGTTCCAGCAGATCTCCGAGCCGGACATCGTGCTGAAGCTGCTCTCCGAGTGGAGCATCGAGCCTGTCGTGCGGCTCGACAAGGGGACGTACAAGAAGCGGAAGTACCGCGTACAGTACGCCGAGAGCGATTTCGCGTTCATGAGCCGGATGCTCGAGGACGCGGGAATCACGTTCTACTTCGAGCAGGAGGGGGACGAGACGAAGCTCGTGCTCTCGGACGCGCCGCAAGGGAACCCGAAGCGGAGCGCGCCGCTCGCGTTCATGGACGACGTGAGCATGGTGAAGAACGTGGAGCTCGAGTTCGTGACGGCGGTCCGGATGGGACAGCAGGTTCGTCCGGGCAAGTACACGATGCGGGATCACGACTACCGCAAGCCGCCGAACTACAAGCTGATGTCGAGCGCGTCGAAGGGGCTCGCGGTCGAGGAGAAGCTCGAACGATATCAGTACACGCCGGGGGCGTTCCTGTTCGGTGCGGACTCTGGCGAAGCGACGCCGAGCGCGGACGACAAGGGCAAAACGCGTTCGGACGAGAAGGAAGCGGCGGTGCTCGCGCAGAAGCGGCTGGACGCGAAGCGTGGCAGCGCACGGGTGGCGACGTTCGAGACGAATGCGTACGACCTGGCGCCAGGTGTGGTGATAGAGATGCGCGAGCATCCGCATGCGGCGCTCGCGGAGGGCAAGACCATTCTGGTGGTGGAGACGTCCCTGAGCGGAACGGATCGAGGGGAATGGTCGCAGCATTGCGAGGTGCGCGGAACGGACGTGCCATTCCGGCCGGAGCTGTCGACGCCGAGACCCAAGGTGAACGGGGTGGAGAGTGCGACGGTGGTGGGGCCGGCCGGGGAGGAAATCCACGTCGACGAGTTTGGGCGGGTGCGCGTGCACTTCCACTGGGATCGCGAAAGCAAGATGGACGATAACAGCTCTTGCTGGATCCACGTGAGCCAGCCCTGGGGCGGCGCAGGATATGGGGGGACCAGCCTGCCGCGGATCGGGCAGGAGGTGCTGGTGGATTTTCTGGGAGGGGATCTGGATCGGCCGGTGATCGTGGGGCGGGTGTACACGAACCTGCAGAAAACGCCGTACAGGCTGCCGGAGAACAAGACGCAGAGCGGGTGGAAGAGCAACAGCACGAACGACACCGGCGGCTACAACGAGCTCATGTTCGAGGATGCGGCGGGCCGGGAGCCGGCGGCAGGGGCGTGCTCACCGGGATCTGCATGCTCCGGCTCGTCTCCGCGATCGCCATGAGCGCGCGTGAAAGCTCGGACGCGCTCGCATACCGATCGGTCTTCTTCGGCATCGTGCAGCGCGCGACGATCGCGTCGAGCTCCGGCGGAATGCCGCGCACCCGATCCGAAGGAGGCGGGACAGAGGTCAGCAATATCTGTCGAATCACCTCGTTGACGGAGCCCGTGAATGGCCGAACGCCCGTGAGCAGCTCATAGAGCACGATCCCGAGCGACCAGATGTCCGTGCCGTGATCGAGGGCTTTGCTCATGCCCACTTGCTCGGGGCTCATGTACGCGGGCGAGCCGACCACGGCGCCGGTCACTGTCGCGGGACTGTCGGCGGAGTCGAGGCTCTTGCTCACGCCGAAATCGAGGACCTTCACAATGAAGGACTCCTCGGGCATTCCCTCCTCCCGGTGGAGGAAGACGTTTGCGGGCTTGAGATCCCGATGAATGACCTTGGCGGCGTGCGCGGCGGCGAGCGCGCTCGCGATCTCGCCCGTGATGCGCGCCGCGAGCCGTGGCTCGATGCGCCGCTTTTCCTTCAACAGCTTGTCGAGGGCCTGCCCGTGCAGCAGCTCCAGCACGAGGAATGGGTCGCCCTGCGGCGTCTGGCCCACGTCATAGATCTGGACGATGTTGCGGTGCTTCAGCTTCCCGCACGCCTTGGCCTCGCGCATCAGGCGCTCGCGGAGGTCGACGGTCCGCAGCTCCTGGGAACTCGGCAGGATCAACTTGAGCGCCACCTTGCCGCCCGTGGCCTGGTTCTCGGCCGACCAGACCTCGCCCATGGCGCCCTCGCCGATTTTCTGGTCGAGCCGGTACTTGCCGCCGAGGAGAGCCCCCGATTTCATAGTTATCGATCATCCCACGCCCGCGAACTCCGTTACAAGAAAGTTGTTCGCCATCGTGCTCCGGGGGCGAACCATCTGATTCCGCGGGGTTAGGCAGAACGATGTGGGGTTAGTCTGGCCGAACGTTCAGCGGTCTAACGGCCTGCCCGGCGGTGCAAGGGCCCTTGGTGTGGCCCCGAGCCATGCCCCGGACACATGCATTGCTTGGGCGATGTGAGAATGTTCACAGTTGTAACCATCCGGTGTCGCGCCGCGGGCAAACCTTGGTGCAGTGGCTGTTTCGGACGGCGTTGCCCGCCAGCTCCTCAAGCACGCCGGTCGGCCGGCGCGCTGGACGCGACCGCCGATCTTTTTTCTGGACGCTCGGCCTTCTGAAGACACTAGCAGTCATGGGAGGGGGCGCCTCGAGCGGAGCCCAAGCCTTGCGATCCTCCACCGCGCGTTCCGGCCGGACTGCCGGTTCGGGGGCCAAGGAAACCCCGGCCAGACAGGCAACTCCGCGGGGCGCCTCCTCCCCTTCCCTGCAAGGCAAGCCAGCGAGCGGCGCGGCTCGGCCGGGAGCGGCGCATTTCACGCGGTCGGAGTGGCATGCAAGCCTGAGTGGGCGTGCGCGTCAGTGAATCGACGCGTCGGGTACGCTCATCGTGGCGTGAATGACCTGCGCGACAAGGTGCTCTTGCACGCCTTCCGTCTGCTCCGTGAGCTCGTCCCTACGCCGAGCGTCGCGATAGAAGTCACCATCGGGCCCCGGCATTTGCGCCGCGATGCCCTCGATCACCGCGCCAGCCGAGCGCCCTTTGATGTCGGCGTCGAAGCTCATGTACCTGTCGGACATCCACTGCGCAGCCTCCGTCCACGCCTGCGCCGTGAGGACGCGGTCGAGCATTGCTGGGTCTTTGGCAATGAACTCGAGCAGCCGCGCCTCGCGCGGGGAGGGCTCCTTCTCGGCATCGAGCGTGACCTCGAGCTCCATCGTGATCGTCATCCGCCGCGTGATCTTCATGTCGCCGGGCGTCCTACCACAAGCCTCACGCACGCTGCCAGGGATCGACCGCATAGATTGGCGGCAACCCGTGCCCAAGTTCCGTTCCTGGTAAAACCACAACAGAACAAACCAGCCACAGGTGCGCTCCAAGCTTCATCCTCCGGTCCGGCTGCCTGGCGGCCTGCGACATCGCCCCGTGTCCGGGACCTCGCCTCAACGCTGTTGCGCGAGCGTCCAGGCGAACTCGAAGCGCGCCACGCCCTAACCAGGTGCGGATAACGACGTCCGCGCATGCACGCTCGTCCTCGATCACGATGAGGCTCACCTCGTCGGCCTCGTTCGTCACCGCGATAACGTTCGGCGGCGCCGCCCCGCGAACGTGCATGCGGACAGGAGCGGGAGCGCGAAGAGCGGGCTGCACCAGCGCTCCGCTTACCGGCCGGGATGGGCGTCCGCAGTCATCGCAAGCCGTCTCTCCGCCTGGACCAGGCGCACGTAAGCGCCGCTCTTCGAAATGCCGAGCATGGACGCTATCGATACCAGACAATCGCCCTCCACATGATAGCTGGCAAGGATCTCCCGATCGCTGGCACCGAGCCTCTGCCCTGATCTGTGCACGAGGATTCGTGATGCCAGAGCAGCCGCGGGATCTTGGGGTTCTGCGATGGCTCTCTCGAGGGCATCATCGTCGCTCACCTCGTACTGTCTGTAGTAGAGCCGGTGATAATTGCGGGCGATCTTCCGAGCGGTATCGAGTAGCCAGCGGCGCGCATCCGTATGACCACTCGGCACGCGCCGTTGCCTACGCAGCGCGACTAGAAAGACTGCCTGGCATAGATCCTCGACGTCCGCCCTCGCCACACCTGCGCGCCTCAGCTTGCGGCGAACAGGCTTCCCAAAGTTGGCATATAGCGCTCCGATGAATGCCTCTGGGGTCGTCATCGCAGCATTCATCCTGCCAGCCTCGGCGCCTGGCCGCGTGTCCGCGAGCGTTTCTTCGAGGCGGCCGGCGCCTTTCGCGAACGCTTCTTTGCCTCCCTCCGCTGCTTCTTCTGAGCCGCAATACGGCGTTGCTGCATCTCATGCTGGATGGCAACCGTCAGGTTGAACGCCGTCCTGTGTAGCTCGTCGAGCCCTATTTCGCGCTCTTCTGCCGTCATGGCGTAGCCCCGGAACGTCGCCCGTCCCTCGCGCTTCCCAACCGGAACGCGCTCGGCGCTGCCGTAGATCTTGCCGTCGCTCGCAAGGACAAAGCCCGTCAATTCGACAAGGCGCAGGTGCCCGGCGGCCGCGATCGCCTCGGCATGGCTCATTTCCCATCCCTCGAATACGTCGCGGTCCGGCAAGTGTTGCGAGGGGTCGATGGCCATGTAAACCGTCCCGTTATGGCCGATAGCCAATTCCGTCGATAGCTCGTCGTGGGCTTCGTTGACTGCAGATGAAGCGGATGCCTGTCCCATTGCGGCCTCTCTGGGTCGCGCTCGCGCGCGAGCAACGCTTGCCGCCCCCAAGCGGCTGCGGCGCGCGCCCCACGACGCCGACCAAGGCAACGGGGATCCGGGCGCCGCAGCCGCTCGCGAGCGACAAGCGGTTCTTTCTCGGAACGTGCAGGCGAAAAGAACGGCGAGCCTTTGCCGGTGGATGGAATGCCGAGCGGCTGCAAAACGCGTGCGAGGAGAACCCTCGTGCCGCCCAGCTTCCCACCGAGAGCGGCGCTCGCCGTTCTCAGCTTGGTACTTTGATCGGCGGACCCGAAATCGGTTAAACGTTCGGCGACCCGTGTCGATTTTTCTAGGGCGCGTGAGCGGACGCACCAAACAGGCGCAGAGCAACCCTTTCGCGCAGCTCCCTGATCGGATTCTCAGGGAAAAGCTCGTCGTATCGGGCGAGCGCGGTCCGGGCGCCGGGCATGTCGCCGAGGTCGGCCGCGTGCATGGCCGCATCCAGCAGGGCAGCGGCCGCGTGCCGGTCTCGCTCGAGCCCCTGCGCCGACCGGCGAGCGCTCTTCCTCGCGGGGGCCGCTGCGGCCGGGAGCTGCGGCGCCACGGTGCCACCCGAGGCGCCCGTGGGAGGCTGCGCCTCCTGAGGGGCTCCCGCTCCCAGCGAGTCGTCTGCCGGAAGCTGCATCGCCGGGAGCTGCGCCGCAATGGCGGCGCCAGGAGTCGGGACGCGGCCGGTTGCGACCGCCGGGCCCGGATCCGGCTCGTGAGCCAGAAACAGCAGACTGGCCAGCGCGGCCCCGATGGGCGCGCCGCACAGCTTGCCGGCGAGGAACCACTTGGCCCGTTCGGCGGAGCCCGGTGACGGGACGGGAAGCGGCACGATGGACGACCCAATCGAGCTCGGTCCTGACGCGGGCGCCTCTCCGGGCAGCATGGACGGCAGCCCCGCGCGTACGCGATCCGCTAGATCGGCCGGTATATTCGCGGTTCGGACGCGCTCCGGCCGAAAAAGCCTCGATACCATGAATGGGAGCAAGAGCGCGCGAGGGAGCGCCGCCTTCGCCTTGGCTCTGCGCTCCTCGTACAGCTCGACGAACTCCTTGCGCGCAGCACGGAGGCGACTTCGCGCGGTATCCTCCGTCACCGCGTACGCCGACGCGATTTGCCGATGGGAGAGCTCGTCCACGTAAAACGCCCAGAGGATCTCGACGCGCGCGGGCTCCATGGCCTCGAGCACCTCGCGCACGGCACGACGCGTGTCCGCGTCGACCTCCCGGGCAAACGGCGCGTCGGGCAATGGCATGAACGTCGCTTGCTCGCGTGCGTAGCGCTTGTGATACTGCAATGCGGTGTTCCGCGTGATCCCGTAAAGCCAGCCTACGAGATCCCCGCGAGAGGCATCGAAACTCGGCAGGCTGGCGAGGGCCTCACAGAAAACCTCTTGCGTGACGTCCGGAAGAGCGCTGGGCGGAATTCTCCACGTGCCGAGCAGCCAGCGTGCGACTTTGCTCTCGAGGCCGATGAGCGGGTGCTTGGGGTCTGGCGGCATGGGCACCTCTTCCGGAGCGGGAGTGATGGTCGTCTCCATGCCCCCTACTTGGAACGAGGAGGGTGAAATCGGCGAAGCGCTCGTCAATTCTCCTCGGGAAGGCAGCAAAAGGTGGCTGGCCCCACAGACTCAACGCTTCCCTCGACCTCGCCCCCCGTCGCCTGGCATGTGCCCGGGTAGTACGTGACGTTCGAGATGGACTTGCTTCCGAGAGGCTGTCCCGTGGCGATGATGTCGTAACAGGGGGCGCCGTTTGACCCAGCAGGGACACCAAGGAACAAGGGATCCGTGCATGCACCATCTTTGAACACCGACACGGTTGCCGTGCACACCCCACCTTCCGGTGCATCGCAGGCGCAAGCGCTACACCCGCGTTTGTCCTCGTATCCCGCGTAAAACAGCAGCTTGTCCGTGTACCCCTCGTCGGGGCAGGCGTGGTCGCCTTCGCGCTTCACGCAGTGGCGGAAGCCGGATCCAGGCTCGGACTCGGGGACACAGATCGCGCCGGGGCCGCATCCTGCGAAGGGAGGATCCGTGTAGCCCTGGCAGGCCACCCCCACGCGCCCCCACGACGGAGCGACAAACTCGGTGATCTTGGGGTCAGGCAGGAGGTCGGGTTCGCATTTCTCGTCCACCTTCGCCATGGCGCCGATGGTGAGAGACTGGACGCAGGGGGTCCCGCTCCCTGGCGGGCACTGTGCTTGCGCAGGGATGGCATTATCGGCGGAGCAGGAGCCATCCCACGCGGGCGGGGGATCGAACGACGTATCCACTGCACTCTCCCCGGAGCAGAGCGCTGCGTGCGCAGTCATCACCGCGGGGGGCGCACAGGAGGCCGTGGACGGCTTGCAGCTACATGACGGGCAACCTCCGCCGGGCACGACTAGATCGGCGAAGAAATCGCCCGGCTCTCGCACGGGCGCGAGCAGTGGACAGGTGGGCGCCTGACCGGCGGGACCTACCCAGAGAAGCAGTGGCAGGCCGAAATCGGACGGGTTCGGAAGCACGCAGTCGGCGGAGCAACTTGGGCCGGCGTCTTCGTCTCCGGCGTCATCGGATCCGTCGGGGGCCCCCGCGTCCGACGTGTCCTCGGTATCCGTCCCGGAGTCGGACACGATGTGAACGATGATGGTATCCTCGCCGCAGCCAGTTGCTAGCGGCGCGGTAGCGGCTGGAAGCACCAGAGAGATGACGAACAAACCACGCCGGCCCATAAGGGGAACGCTACGGCCAACCGGAGCGAAGTGTCAAGCACGTCGCGTATCAGTCGAATCGCCTCACGAGATCAAGCCCAAGAACAGGAACAATTGGCGTGGCGGACCAAAACGGCCGGATTTCGCCCGCCTCCTCCACCGCGACGGTAATCTGACGTAACCGAATGGTCGCCTCCATCTTGCCCCGGAGAAACCAAGATCGACCCGGCCACGAGAAATCATACATCACCCGTAAACCCGCAGCCGGGAACAGCTTATCGCCATGTTCAACATAGTCAGGCTTGTCGACGCCGGTATGCAACCACACGGCAGAAGCCAAGCCACAGAGCGATAAACCGTTGGGGAGCCATTCTGAAAGGCACAACGACGCCGTGCCTGTCCAGAGCGAAGATGAGACCGGGACGTCCTCGGGGACGGGGATCCCTATCAAACCACGAAACTCGAAGCCAACGCTTCCCCATCCAAGACGCGCCGCAGCTTCAAGGTCCCCGCCCAGAGCGCCTGGGCTCGGTGTCGCCAATACGGCCCCCGCGACCCCCGCAGCTACGTCGATTCCTTGCAGCACCTTGTATGGGCGTGCCACCGGCTTCCGAGATGCAGGCTTCTGTGTCCCGACTGGCTGGAGGACCGTTGACGGCGGCGCAGGTGGTGGAGGCGGCTCCGGCGCTGGAGCTGGAGCCGGCTCCGCCGCCAGCCACGCGGGCGGCGTCCTGTTCGGCCACGCGGACGGGCCAAGCCCGATGCGCACCGCCCTTGCCGCATCCTGGGCTATTTCCCAGCAATCCATATCGTTGTGGATTGGCGGCTCGTGCCACAGGTCCGCACCGTCCGCGCTGCGCACGAAGGAATCGGCCTCGAATACCTTGCCCTGTTTCCGCAACCTCACCACGAGCGTCGACGTGGCCGTCTCCACGATCGGGTCATAGCCCAACTGCGCCATGAGGTAGTTGTGCAGGTCGTCGGCGCTCGGGCAGTCCATCCCGGGGATGGGCTCGTACTCCAACCGGACCGCGATGCGCGGGGGCAACTGCGCCTGCGCGGGAGCGGTGCGGCAGAGCACCGCGAAACCCACGAGCGCGAGGACGAGAAGACAGACGGCACGCATCGACGGCCGGCAGGATAGGCACATGCCGCCGGCCCGGCCAAGCCCCACCAGCGAAGTGACGAACCTTCAACGCATCGCCACATAAGAACGCGCGCGCGTTGGCTCGAGCCTTGCGAATCTGGCTTGGGTCGGAACGATTTTTTCCGACCCTGGATTTTGCGCCTTGACGTGAGCTGGACCCATAGATCAACGTCGGCGCTGCCCACGCCGACCAAGACAACCAACGGGGGACTGCATGAACATCCATCTCTCCATCGGAGAGGGACTGGGCCGCGTTTTGCGTGGCGTCCGCCTTGAAGGGCGCGAAGCCATCTCCGAGCTATTCCATGTCGATGTCGATGTCGTCACGGATAT includes:
- a CDS encoding serine/threonine-protein kinase; this encodes MSSPLGPAAPGDVIAWRYRIESWLGQGNMAAVFRATHLGTGQPCAVKLVHAHLVERPEIRDLFIQEARVGARIGKNPHIVDVFDAEIDPQRRVPYLAMELLEGDTLDKYVKQRGPVPPGLLRMLFLQLADALGQAHAARVVHRDLKPGNLFLTYDRKNAPLLKVVDFGIAKVMEEGVQGTATQVGSPAYAAPEQLGQAMRPIAEKMGIIIARDVSPATDIWALGVIAYELLLGAPSGHLWTGADRGSLADIMMGVAINPTPSAASRASSKGHLLPHGFDEWLARCLRKNADERWPTVDEAVRELADLLDHGYEDGETQQIQPTMLLGGALKNPLRTTIPIAGNQPPAAQAPAQTAFLPPGFYPAAEATAPPPPQPQGVPPAAARGANTRTLPLDNALALQRPPPSPPEQSPAKPSTARDLRTMPLEVPPALRTAEPPAPLPPLPPRAAFPSSTEQVIPDKQPAPFAQPPPPRASQPSQHEPPQAAATTLGLAGTTPPAQRAPMRSTALVLSSLALIGAIGLTVFMLVPQKGRLVVDVSNASSTKVEVFVDGTKRCDTVPCVVADVEPGKRTLKVIPEGAEPLPPQETVVGRGEEKPVTFSMVATLPEGPGSATPRAPDGIRAVEPISSASPDARPEAPATVAIGESTTPPPPQLPTQEGPMPSARPTPAAPSAPAQGNGTLNINSIPVSKVILDGRPLGNTPKVGLSVPPGTHTVIFVHPEMGRQSVSVAVKPGETKTAAVKFRQ
- a CDS encoding type VI secretion system Vgr family protein, encoding MADKIRGGLGEAAKRLGGKNLDVEIGSGDKLDVRQFSIHERLSSLFQVNLVVVSDNPSIEFDDVVGQPAKLSIAAGMHDRFWSGVCNHFEQVRVEASGLSTYQFSIVPTLWLLTQRKNYRMFQQISEPDIVLKLLSEWSIEPVVRLDKGTYKKRKYRVQYAESDFAFMSRMLEDAGITFYFEQEGDETKLVLSDAPQGNPKRSAPLAFMDDVSMVKNVELEFVTAVRMGQQVRPGKYTMRDHDYRKPPNYKLMSSASKGLAVEEKLERYQYTPGAFLFGADSGEATPSADDKGKTRSDEKEAAVLAQKRLDAKRGSARVATFETNAYDLAPGVVIEMREHPHAALAEGKTILVVETSLSGTDRGEWSQHCEVRGTDVPFRPELSTPRPKVNGVESATVVGPAGEEIHVDEFGRVRVHFHWDRESKMDDNSSCWIHVSQPWGGAGYGGTSLPRIGQEVLVDFLGGDLDRPVIVGRVYTNLQKTPYRLPENKTQSGWKSNSTNDTGGYNELMFEDAAGREPAAGACSPGSACSGSSPRSP
- a CDS encoding serine/threonine-protein kinase, with protein sequence MKSGALLGGKYRLDQKIGEGAMGEVWSAENQATGGKVALKLILPSSQELRTVDLRERLMREAKACGKLKHRNIVQIYDVGQTPQGDPFLVLELLHGQALDKLLKEKRRIEPRLAARITGEIASALAAAHAAKVIHRDLKPANVFLHREEGMPEESFIVKVLDFGVSKSLDSADSPATVTGAVVGSPAYMSPEQVGMSKALDHGTDIWSLGIVLYELLTGVRPFTGSVNEVIRQILLTSVPPPSDRVRGIPPELDAIVARCTMPKKTDRYASASELSRALMAIAETSRSMQIPVSTPLPPAPGPPHPRT
- a CDS encoding RNA polymerase sigma factor, with translation MTTPEAFIGALYANFGKPVRRKLRRAGVARADVEDLCQAVFLVALRRQRRVPSGHTDARRWLLDTARKIARNYHRLYYRQYEVSDDDALERAIAEPQDPAAALASRILVHRSGQRLGASDREILASYHVEGDCLVSIASMLGISKSGAYVRLVQAERRLAMTADAHPGR
- a CDS encoding sigma-70 family RNA polymerase sigma factor, with product METTITPAPEEVPMPPDPKHPLIGLESKVARWLLGTWRIPPSALPDVTQEVFCEALASLPSFDASRGDLVGWLYGITRNTALQYHKRYAREQATFMPLPDAPFAREVDADTRRAVREVLEAMEPARVEILWAFYVDELSHRQIASAYAVTEDTARSRLRAARKEFVELYEERRAKAKAALPRALLLPFMVSRLFRPERVRTANIPADLADRVRAGLPSMLPGEAPASGPSSIGSSIVPLPVPSPGSAERAKWFLAGKLCGAPIGAALASLLFLAHEPDPGPAVATGRVPTPGAAIAAQLPAMQLPADDSLGAGAPQEAQPPTGASGGTVAPQLPAAAAPARKSARRSAQGLERDRHAAAALLDAAMHAADLGDMPGARTALARYDELFPENPIRELRERVALRLFGASAHAP